The following coding sequences are from one Gossypium hirsutum isolate 1008001.06 chromosome A12, Gossypium_hirsutum_v2.1, whole genome shotgun sequence window:
- the LOC121210818 gene encoding protein SOB FIVE-LIKE 5 isoform X5 has translation MNVLASECSSGCESGWTSYLEQSFLSGNLSHKSSGFCDERGKYKGKEEVVDEEEDLSMVSDASSGPPHLNVDNGYFNDDNHYQYTLPKGATLNKNGGTKRHRKKEHQRQREVHQELPSLLDDTASSPLIKNNFAHTNNHASVEESVLHYPQGFSATHFQGGPAFQHHFGFLQSSPTGNYLQQACSC, from the exons atgaatGTTTTGGCCTCTGAGTGTAGTAGTGGGTGTGAATCTGGTTGGACTAGTTACTTAGAACAGTCTTTTCTTTCTGGTAATCTTTCTCACAAATCAAGTGGTTTTTGTGATGAACGTGGCAAGTATAAAGGTAAAGAAGAGGTTGTTGATGAAGAAGAAGACCTTTCCATGGTTTCTGATGCATCTTCTGGGCCTCCACACTTGAATGTAGATAATGGTTATTTCAATGATGATAATCATTATCAATATACTTTACCTAAAGGTGCTACATTGAATAAAAATGGTGGTACTAAAAGACATAGGAAGAAAGAGCATCAAAGACAAAGGGAAGTTCATCAAGAATTGCCTTCGTTACTTGATGATACTGCCAGCTCTCCTCTCATCAAG AACAATTTTGCTCACACCAATAATCATGCTTCAGTGGAGGAAAGTGTCCTCCATTATCCCCAGGGGTTCTCTGCAACACACTTTCAG GGAGGACCCGCATTCCAACACCACTTTGGATTTTTGCAGTCTTCTCCAACTGGAAACTACCTACAACAAG CCTGCTCTTGCTAG
- the LOC121210818 gene encoding protein SOB FIVE-LIKE 5 isoform X3 — protein sequence MNVLASECSSGCESGWTSYLEQSFLSGNLSHKSSGFCDERGKYKGKEEVVDEEEDLSMVSDASSGPPHLNVDNGYFNDDNHYQYTLPKGATLNKNGGTKRHRKKEHQRQREVHQELPSLLDDTASSPLIKNNFAHTNNHASVEESVLHYPQGFSATHFQGGPAFQHHFGFLQSSPTGNYLQQGGFMEIREWRSSGEMR from the exons atgaatGTTTTGGCCTCTGAGTGTAGTAGTGGGTGTGAATCTGGTTGGACTAGTTACTTAGAACAGTCTTTTCTTTCTGGTAATCTTTCTCACAAATCAAGTGGTTTTTGTGATGAACGTGGCAAGTATAAAGGTAAAGAAGAGGTTGTTGATGAAGAAGAAGACCTTTCCATGGTTTCTGATGCATCTTCTGGGCCTCCACACTTGAATGTAGATAATGGTTATTTCAATGATGATAATCATTATCAATATACTTTACCTAAAGGTGCTACATTGAATAAAAATGGTGGTACTAAAAGACATAGGAAGAAAGAGCATCAAAGACAAAGGGAAGTTCATCAAGAATTGCCTTCGTTACTTGATGATACTGCCAGCTCTCCTCTCATCAAG AACAATTTTGCTCACACCAATAATCATGCTTCAGTGGAGGAAAGTGTCCTCCATTATCCCCAGGGGTTCTCTGCAACACACTTTCAG GGAGGACCCGCATTCCAACACCACTTTGGATTTTTGCAGTCTTCTCCAACTGGAAACTACCTACAACAAG GTGGTTTTATGGAAATTAGAGAATGGAGGAGTAGTGGAGAGATGAGATAA
- the LOC107947400 gene encoding ribosomal RNA small subunit methyltransferase E isoform X3, whose product MQSLGPLRPRSTVLVKRPWLTKPFNWRALSSIPPPDYSNQSRGGLPRFFSETLPSSKGGVIRVQGDEFWHMTKVLRLKTDDRVELFNGKGDLVEGFIQNIDRSSIDFVALEDPKLVLPQTPQWHIFAAFGSLKGGRADWLVEKCTELGASSVTPLLTQRSSTISDNRVERLQRVILAAAKQCQRLHEMKLNHPMKIDNLIPLVAKSKQSFIAIAEDFTEKEVDLITEAGATAVGLGPHRLRVETATIAILATLTLWSGSQQISNS is encoded by the exons ATGCAAAGCTTAGGACCTTTACGACCTCGAAGCACAGTGCTGGTGAAGCGTCCTTGGCTTACTAAACCATTTAACTGGAGAGCACTCTCGTCTATTCCTCCTCCTGATTACTCCAACCAGTCTCGCGGTGGCCTGCCTCGCTTCTTCTCTGAAACTCTTCCTTCTTCCAAG GGCGGTGTTATTCGCGTTCAAGGAGATGAATTTTGGCATATGACTAAAGTTTTAAGATTGAAAACTGACGACAG GGTAGAGCTCTTCAATGGGAAAGGCGATCTAGTAGAAGGGTTCATACAAAACATTGACCGTTCCTCTATTGATTTTGTGGCTTTGGAAGATCCAAAGCTTGTTCTTCCACAGACCCCACAGTGGCATATATTTGCTGCTTTTG GTTCACTGAAGGGTGGTCGAGCTGATTGGCTTGTTGAGAAGTGTACT GAACTGGGAGCTAGTAGTGTAACACCTTTGCTCACTCAACGTTCTTCTACCATCTCTGACAATCGGGTGGAGAGATTGCAGCGTGTCATTTTAGCAGCAGCTAAACAAT GCCAACGGTTGCATGAAATGAAACTGAATCATCCCATGAAGATTGATAATCTTATACCTCTT GTTGCCAAGTCGAAGCAGTCTTTTATAGCCATAGCAGAAG ACTTTACAGAGAAAGAGGTGGATTTGATTACAGAAGCAGGAGCTACAGCTGTTGGTCTTGGCCCTCATCGTTTGCGTGTTGAAACTGCAACTATAGCTATTTTGGCAACCCTTACTCTATGGTCTGGCTCTCAGCAAATCAGCAACTCTTAA
- the LOC121210817 gene encoding uncharacterized protein isoform X1 — MGSIAQSVLMALTVTVNQFASSNVHAVHRKQGKSPSPTSKPKPTNTKTITAAAANAGDTGIARRGLILSAVASAPQLNDSRTELLKKYLKKTEENKAKNDKERMENYYRRNYKDYFEFVEGTLKGKDEQQLSEAEKGILDWLKANK; from the exons ATGGGTTCAATAGCACAAAGTGTTTTAATGGCATTGACTGTAACAGTCAACCAGTTTGCTTCTTCAAACGTGCATGCAGTTCATAGGAAACAAGGCAAATCGCCATCCCCCACTTCTAAACCAAAACCAACCAATACAAAAACAATTACAGCCGCCGCAGCAAACGCTGGTGACACCGGAATTGCAAGGAGAGGTCTCATTTTATCCGCCGTGGCTTCCGCTCCTCAACTCAATGATTCCAGAACCGAGCTTCTCAAAA AGTACTTGAAGAAAACAGAGGAAAACAAAGCCAAGAATGACAAAGAG AGAATGGAGAATTATTACAGGCGAAACTACAAGGATTACTTTGAATTCGTTGAAGGGACATTGAAAGGGAAGGACGAGCAGCAGCTAAGTGAAGCAGAAAAGGGTATTCTCGATTGGCTTAAAGCCAACAAATAA
- the LOC107947400 gene encoding ribosomal RNA small subunit methyltransferase E isoform X1 produces MQSLGPLRPRSTVLVKRPWLTKPFNWRALSSIPPPDYSNQSRGGLPRFFSETLPSSKGGVIRVQGDEFWHMTKVLRLKTDDRVELFNGKGDLVEGFIQNIDRSSIDFVALEDPKLVLPQTPQWHIFAAFGSLKGGRADWLVEKCTELGASSVTPLLTQRSSTISDNRVERLQRVILAAAKQCQRLHEMKLNHPMKIDNLIPLVAKSKQSFIAIAEGTPLVSALTATTKEPSGLIIVGPEGDFTEKEVDLITEAGATAVGLGPHRLRVETATIAILATLTLWSGSQQISNS; encoded by the exons ATGCAAAGCTTAGGACCTTTACGACCTCGAAGCACAGTGCTGGTGAAGCGTCCTTGGCTTACTAAACCATTTAACTGGAGAGCACTCTCGTCTATTCCTCCTCCTGATTACTCCAACCAGTCTCGCGGTGGCCTGCCTCGCTTCTTCTCTGAAACTCTTCCTTCTTCCAAG GGCGGTGTTATTCGCGTTCAAGGAGATGAATTTTGGCATATGACTAAAGTTTTAAGATTGAAAACTGACGACAG GGTAGAGCTCTTCAATGGGAAAGGCGATCTAGTAGAAGGGTTCATACAAAACATTGACCGTTCCTCTATTGATTTTGTGGCTTTGGAAGATCCAAAGCTTGTTCTTCCACAGACCCCACAGTGGCATATATTTGCTGCTTTTG GTTCACTGAAGGGTGGTCGAGCTGATTGGCTTGTTGAGAAGTGTACT GAACTGGGAGCTAGTAGTGTAACACCTTTGCTCACTCAACGTTCTTCTACCATCTCTGACAATCGGGTGGAGAGATTGCAGCGTGTCATTTTAGCAGCAGCTAAACAAT GCCAACGGTTGCATGAAATGAAACTGAATCATCCCATGAAGATTGATAATCTTATACCTCTT GTTGCCAAGTCGAAGCAGTCTTTTATAGCCATAGCAGAAGGTACTCCTCTAGTTAGTGCATTGACTGCAACAACAAAGGAACCTAGTGGGCTGATAATAGTCGGACCAGAAGGGG ACTTTACAGAGAAAGAGGTGGATTTGATTACAGAAGCAGGAGCTACAGCTGTTGGTCTTGGCCCTCATCGTTTGCGTGTTGAAACTGCAACTATAGCTATTTTGGCAACCCTTACTCTATGGTCTGGCTCTCAGCAAATCAGCAACTCTTAA
- the LOC121210818 gene encoding protein SOB FIVE-LIKE 5 isoform X2, producing the protein MNVLASECSSGCESGWTSYLEQSFLSGNLSHKSSGFCDERGKYKGKEEVVDEEEDLSMVSDASSGPPHLNVDNGYFNDDNHYQYTLPKGATLNKNGGTKRHRKKEHQRQREVHQELPSLLDDTASSPLIKNNFAHTNNHASVEESVLHYPQGFSATHFQGGPAFQHHFGFLQSSPTGNYLQQGHRLSDDFLLIPFLGYIF; encoded by the exons atgaatGTTTTGGCCTCTGAGTGTAGTAGTGGGTGTGAATCTGGTTGGACTAGTTACTTAGAACAGTCTTTTCTTTCTGGTAATCTTTCTCACAAATCAAGTGGTTTTTGTGATGAACGTGGCAAGTATAAAGGTAAAGAAGAGGTTGTTGATGAAGAAGAAGACCTTTCCATGGTTTCTGATGCATCTTCTGGGCCTCCACACTTGAATGTAGATAATGGTTATTTCAATGATGATAATCATTATCAATATACTTTACCTAAAGGTGCTACATTGAATAAAAATGGTGGTACTAAAAGACATAGGAAGAAAGAGCATCAAAGACAAAGGGAAGTTCATCAAGAATTGCCTTCGTTACTTGATGATACTGCCAGCTCTCCTCTCATCAAG AACAATTTTGCTCACACCAATAATCATGCTTCAGTGGAGGAAAGTGTCCTCCATTATCCCCAGGGGTTCTCTGCAACACACTTTCAG GGAGGACCCGCATTCCAACACCACTTTGGATTTTTGCAGTCTTCTCCAACTGGAAACTACCTACAACAAGGTCACCGGTTAAGTGACGACTTCCTACTGATTCCTTTTTTGGGCTATATTTTCTAA
- the LOC121210817 gene encoding uncharacterized protein isoform X2, giving the protein MGSIAQSVLMALTVTVNQFASSNVHAVHRKQGKSPSPTSKPKPTNTKTITAAAANAGDTGIARRGLILSAVASAPQLNDSRTELLKKYLKKTEENKAKNDKEFFWLAENGELLQAKLQGLL; this is encoded by the exons ATGGGTTCAATAGCACAAAGTGTTTTAATGGCATTGACTGTAACAGTCAACCAGTTTGCTTCTTCAAACGTGCATGCAGTTCATAGGAAACAAGGCAAATCGCCATCCCCCACTTCTAAACCAAAACCAACCAATACAAAAACAATTACAGCCGCCGCAGCAAACGCTGGTGACACCGGAATTGCAAGGAGAGGTCTCATTTTATCCGCCGTGGCTTCCGCTCCTCAACTCAATGATTCCAGAACCGAGCTTCTCAAAA AGTACTTGAAGAAAACAGAGGAAAACAAAGCCAAGAATGACAAAGAG TTTTTTTGGTTAGCAGAGAATGGAGAATTATTACAGGCGAAACTACAAGGATTACTTTGA
- the LOC121210818 gene encoding protein SOB FIVE-LIKE 5 isoform X1 has protein sequence MNVLASECSSGCESGWTSYLEQSFLSGNLSHKSSGFCDERGKYKGKEEVVDEEEDLSMVSDASSGPPHLNVDNGYFNDDNHYQYTLPKGATLNKNGGTKRHRKKEHQRQREVHQELPSLLDDTASSPLIKNNFAHTNNHASVEESVLHYPQGFSATHFQGGPAFQHHFGFLQSSPTGNYLQQGHRLLLLASTMEFVALERNGRRSWQSIKRISSQRG, from the exons atgaatGTTTTGGCCTCTGAGTGTAGTAGTGGGTGTGAATCTGGTTGGACTAGTTACTTAGAACAGTCTTTTCTTTCTGGTAATCTTTCTCACAAATCAAGTGGTTTTTGTGATGAACGTGGCAAGTATAAAGGTAAAGAAGAGGTTGTTGATGAAGAAGAAGACCTTTCCATGGTTTCTGATGCATCTTCTGGGCCTCCACACTTGAATGTAGATAATGGTTATTTCAATGATGATAATCATTATCAATATACTTTACCTAAAGGTGCTACATTGAATAAAAATGGTGGTACTAAAAGACATAGGAAGAAAGAGCATCAAAGACAAAGGGAAGTTCATCAAGAATTGCCTTCGTTACTTGATGATACTGCCAGCTCTCCTCTCATCAAG AACAATTTTGCTCACACCAATAATCATGCTTCAGTGGAGGAAAGTGTCCTCCATTATCCCCAGGGGTTCTCTGCAACACACTTTCAG GGAGGACCCGCATTCCAACACCACTTTGGATTTTTGCAGTCTTCTCCAACTGGAAACTACCTACAACAAGGTCACCG CCTGCTCTTGCTAGCTTCAACAATGGAGTTTGTGGCCCTAgaaagaaatggaagaagaaGTTGGCAAAGTATAAAAAGAATCAGTTCTCAAAGGGGATGA
- the LOC121210818 gene encoding protein SOB FIVE-LIKE 5 isoform X4 gives MNVLASECSSGCESGWTSYLEQSFLSGNLSHKSSGFCDERGKYKGKEEVVDEEEDLSMVSDASSGPPHLNVDNGYFNDDNHYQYTLPKGATLNKNGGTKRHRKKEHQRQREVHQELPSLLDDTASSPLIKNNFAHTNNHASVEESVLHYPQGFSATHFQGGPAFQHHFGFLQSSPTGNYLQQGHRWFYGN, from the exons atgaatGTTTTGGCCTCTGAGTGTAGTAGTGGGTGTGAATCTGGTTGGACTAGTTACTTAGAACAGTCTTTTCTTTCTGGTAATCTTTCTCACAAATCAAGTGGTTTTTGTGATGAACGTGGCAAGTATAAAGGTAAAGAAGAGGTTGTTGATGAAGAAGAAGACCTTTCCATGGTTTCTGATGCATCTTCTGGGCCTCCACACTTGAATGTAGATAATGGTTATTTCAATGATGATAATCATTATCAATATACTTTACCTAAAGGTGCTACATTGAATAAAAATGGTGGTACTAAAAGACATAGGAAGAAAGAGCATCAAAGACAAAGGGAAGTTCATCAAGAATTGCCTTCGTTACTTGATGATACTGCCAGCTCTCCTCTCATCAAG AACAATTTTGCTCACACCAATAATCATGCTTCAGTGGAGGAAAGTGTCCTCCATTATCCCCAGGGGTTCTCTGCAACACACTTTCAG GGAGGACCCGCATTCCAACACCACTTTGGATTTTTGCAGTCTTCTCCAACTGGAAACTACCTACAACAAGGTCACCG GTGGTTTTATGGAAATTAG
- the LOC107947400 gene encoding ribosomal RNA small subunit methyltransferase E isoform X2, producing MQSLGPLRPRSTVLVKRPWLTKPFNWRALSSIPPPDYSNQSRGGLPRFFSETLPSSKGGVIRVQGDEFWHMTKVLRLKTDDRVELFNGKGDLVEGFIQNIDRSSIDFVALEDPKLVLPQTPQWHIFAAFGSLKGGRADWLVEKCTELGASSVTPLLTQRSSTISDNRVERLQRVILAAAKQCQRLHEMKLNHPMKIDNLIPLVAKSKQSFIAIAEGTPLVSALTATTKEPSGLIIVGPEGEKEVDLITEAGATAVGLGPHRLRVETATIAILATLTLWSGSQQISNS from the exons ATGCAAAGCTTAGGACCTTTACGACCTCGAAGCACAGTGCTGGTGAAGCGTCCTTGGCTTACTAAACCATTTAACTGGAGAGCACTCTCGTCTATTCCTCCTCCTGATTACTCCAACCAGTCTCGCGGTGGCCTGCCTCGCTTCTTCTCTGAAACTCTTCCTTCTTCCAAG GGCGGTGTTATTCGCGTTCAAGGAGATGAATTTTGGCATATGACTAAAGTTTTAAGATTGAAAACTGACGACAG GGTAGAGCTCTTCAATGGGAAAGGCGATCTAGTAGAAGGGTTCATACAAAACATTGACCGTTCCTCTATTGATTTTGTGGCTTTGGAAGATCCAAAGCTTGTTCTTCCACAGACCCCACAGTGGCATATATTTGCTGCTTTTG GTTCACTGAAGGGTGGTCGAGCTGATTGGCTTGTTGAGAAGTGTACT GAACTGGGAGCTAGTAGTGTAACACCTTTGCTCACTCAACGTTCTTCTACCATCTCTGACAATCGGGTGGAGAGATTGCAGCGTGTCATTTTAGCAGCAGCTAAACAAT GCCAACGGTTGCATGAAATGAAACTGAATCATCCCATGAAGATTGATAATCTTATACCTCTT GTTGCCAAGTCGAAGCAGTCTTTTATAGCCATAGCAGAAGGTACTCCTCTAGTTAGTGCATTGACTGCAACAACAAAGGAACCTAGTGGGCTGATAATAGTCGGACCAGAAGGGG AGAAAGAGGTGGATTTGATTACAGAAGCAGGAGCTACAGCTGTTGGTCTTGGCCCTCATCGTTTGCGTGTTGAAACTGCAACTATAGCTATTTTGGCAACCCTTACTCTATGGTCTGGCTCTCAGCAAATCAGCAACTCTTAA